From one Amia ocellicauda isolate fAmiCal2 chromosome 17, fAmiCal2.hap1, whole genome shotgun sequence genomic stretch:
- the e4f1 gene encoding transcription factor E4F1 isoform X2 translates to MSGENNNTAETVDEQTVAGNIITIHTTLGDEDEDVHKCGRCQVEFTSLEAFIQHKLQNNCQRIQEVPGSQGPNEELHRSSQEVILSEGVSVTTILVDDSAASSEEADRARNTDEAGEMGTAHGGRRRRGSAARGSPTTQGSDSGQESRSEVNKAAYRLNSDGRFVCPLCEKTFKTANILRAHLTTHSEKKSFLCKLCGNAFRTKGSLIRHNRRHTDERPYRCNLCGLCFRESGALTRHLKSITPCTEKIRFSQCKEILVNKDGVQKELPTALSPPGTPTEAQVSVVTVVPGSEEDILQEVHVQMEVDSSEEVQQQMESAAEEEHQVEEHTEGDNLISQAIINSGIALEGDREEDEGEDEGKEPELPLPAHDTENRIAEIQVREECVEVDSEDITEPLERHGEEKGHKCPHCNRVFKAPNYLRIHVKGHLGYKPFRCVVCQKDFLTGYLLKKHMEAHLSERRFKCGECGKLYKTIGHVREHMRAHSDDRPYRCNKCDKGYKTKNALQVHQRTHGEERPYVCQFCSRGFREKGSLVRHIRHHTGEKPFKCYKCDRGFAEHGTLNRHLRAKGGCFGGLKDGEQAEETEDQASADSVAATIISEDPHAVLVEFSSVVADTQEYIIEAPSETAESGGEVALMQDDRNEVGSHIMKVVQQIVNQSHAGHQIIVQNVTMDEAAALSSDCGDTITIATPESLTEQVAMTLASAISDGTILTTEGGLETGDGTVTMVAARDIEVMEQAEEFVITSPEEVEIQTVIVQD, encoded by the exons ATGagtggagaaaataataatacggCAGAAACAGTGGATGAGCAAACGGTAGCCGGCAACATCATCACCATCCACACCACACTCGGAGACGAAG ATGAGGATGTGCACAAGTGTGGCCGCTGCCAGGTGGAGTTCACCAGCCTGGAAGCTTTCATCCAACACAAACTCCAGAACAACTGCCAGAGGATCCAGGAGGTCCCAGGCTCTCAAGGGCCCAATGAGGAGCTGCATAGGTCCAGCCAGGAG GTTATACTGTCTGAAGGAGTGTCGGTCACAACAATCCTAGTAGATGACAGTGCAGCATCCTCAGAAGAGGCTGACAGAGCCAGAAACACAG ATGAAGCGGGGGAGATGGGCACTGCTCATGGGGGGCGTCGGAGGCGAGGCAGTGCGGCCAGGGGCTCCCCAACCACTCAGGGCTCAGATAGCGGGCAGGAGAGCAGGTCAGAGGTCAACAAGGCGGCATACAGGCTGAATTCAGATGGGCGTTTCGTCTGTCCGCTCTGTGAGAAGACCTTTAAAACG GCCAACATTCTGAGAGCACACTTGACCACTCACAGTGAAAAGAAGAGCTTCCTGTGCAAGCTGTGTGGGAACGCCTTCCGGACCAAGGGCTCGCTGATTCGACACAACCGGCGACACACAG ACGAGCGTCCCTACAGATGTAACCTCTGCGGCCTCTGCTTCAGGGAGTCGGGGGCGCTGACCCGGCATCTGAAGTCCATCACCCCCTGCACGGAGAAGATCCGCTTCAGCCAGTGCAAAGAGATCCTGGTCAATAAGGACGGCGTGCAGAAAG AGCTGCCGACAGCCCTCTCACCCCCTGGCACGCCCACAGAGGCACAGGTGTCCGTGGTGACTGTGGTACCCGGCTCCGAGGAGGACATTCTCCAGGAAGTCCACGTGCAGATGGAGGTGGACAGCTCTGAGGAGGTCCAACAG CAGATGGAGTCTGCTGCTGAGGAGGAGCACCAGGTCGAAGAGCACACAGAGGGAGACAATCTGATCAGCCAGGCCATCATCAACTCGGGTATTGCACTGGAGGGCGACAGGGAGGAGGACGAAGGCGAGGATGAGGGCAAAGAGCCGGAGCTGCCTCTGCCTGCCCATGACACAGAGAACAGGATTGCGGAGATCCAGGTCCGAGAGGAGTGCGTAGAGGTGGACTCAGAGGACATCACT GAGCCTCTGGAGAGACATGGTGAGGAAAAGGGCCACAAATGTCCTCACTGCAACCGGGTCTTCAAAGCTCCAAACTACCTGCGGATACATGTGAAAGGACACTTGG GGTACAAGCCATTCAGGTGTGTGGTCTGCCAGAAGGACTTCCTCACAGGGTACCTGCTGAAGAAACACATGGAGGCCCATCTGAGCGAGCGGCGCTTCAAGTGCGGGGAGTGCGGAAAGCTGTACAAGACCATTGGCCATGTCCGGGAGCACATGAGAGCGCACTCTGATGACCGGCCCTATCGCTGCAACAAGTGCGACAAGGGCTACAAGACCAAG aACGCTCTGCAGGTGCATCAGCGGACTCACGGGGAGGAGAGGCCGTATGTGTGCCAGTTTTGCTCGCGGGGTTTCCGGGAGAAGGGCTCCCTTGTGCGCCACATCCGCCACCACACTGGAGAGAAGCCATTCAAGTGCTACAAGTGTGACCGGGGCTTTGCCGAGCATGGCACTCTGAACCGGCACCTGCGCGCCAAAG GGGGCTGTTTCGGGGGGCTGAAGGATGGGGAGCAGGCCGAGGAGACGGAGGACCAGGCTTCTGCAGACAGTGTGGCCGCCACCATCATCTCGGAGGACCCCCACGCCGTGCTGGTCGAGTTTTCCTCTGTGGTGGCGGACACACAGGAGTACATCATTGAG GCACCGTCAGAAACAGCTGAGTCGGGAGGAGAAGTAGCACTGATGCAGGATGACAGAAATGAG GTGGGCAGCCACATCATGAAGGTGGTCCAGCAGATTGTGAACCAGTCCCACGCGGGCCACCAGATCATCGTGCAGAACGTTACCATGGATGAGGCCGCCGCGCTCTCCTCCGACTGCGGCGACACGATCACCATTGCGACGCCCGAGAGCCTTACAGAGCAGGTCGCCATGACGCTCGCCTCCGCCATCAGTGACGGCACCATTCTGACCACGGAGGGTGGGCTGGAGACGGGAGATGGCACGGTCACGATGGTAGCGGCCCGGGACATCGAGGTGATGGAGCAGGCGGAAGAGTTTGTCATTACCTCCCCAGAGGAGGTGGAGATCCAGACTGTGATCGTACAGGACTGA
- the zdhhc4 gene encoding palmitoyltransferase ZDHHC4 has protein sequence MDFLSLFAIYVVCVLTCIFLVCKCSRYEQTPVGRLYSCWSELGSRWVPEWMQRFSQKALHRIFHQRNSLFVILHLLLEGAVYGEFSYEVFGFCIEMDTGVPSLVVPYLLLAMKTYFFYQCCHRDPGTVTEENHVALVAVYQYDRVLFQPGVSCPTCLFVKPARSKHCRVCNRCVHRFDHHCIWVNNCVGARNARHFLLYLLCVCAMAGDIMVLTADMLFHAVLHSNLLHAYYIDQQGQQQPVGFLFIIQHLFLTFPRIVFMLGFLVVVFLLVAGYALFHLYLALVNQTSNEWYRRKGRGCQHCNGSPSQGHWHPPQHTQSHRFYSRGILRNLREVFQPLTHSEKKDR, from the exons ATGGATTTCTTAAGTCTGTTTGCCATCTACGTGGTTTGCGTGCTGACGTGCATCTTCCTGGTGTGCAAGTGTTCCCGCTATGAGCAGACCCCTGTGGGACGCTTATACAGCTGCTGGAGTGAG TTGGGGTCTCGCTGGGTTCCAGAATGGATGCAGAGATTTTCCCAGAAGGCCTTACACAGGATCTTCCACCAGCG GAACAGCCTGTTTGTGATTCTGCACTTGCTGCTGGAAGGGGCAGTGTATGGGGAATTCAGCTATGAGGTGTTTGGCTTCTGCATAGAGATGGACACTGGTGTGCCCAGCCTGGTTGTGCCCTACCTGCTGCTAGCAATGAAAACCTACTTTTTCTACCAGTGCTGCCACAGAGATCCTG GCACTGTGACAGAGGAGAACCATGTGGCCCTGGTGGCGGTGTACCAGTATGACAGGGTGCTGTTCCAGCCAGGCGTCTCCTGCCCCACCTGTCTCTTTGTGAAGCCAGCCAGGTCTAAGCATTGCC GAGTGTGCAACAGGTGCGTGCACCGATTCGACCATCACTGCATCTGGGTGAACAACTGCGTGGGGGCCCGGAACGCCAGGCACTTCCTGCTGTACCTTCTGTGCGTGTGCGCCATGGCGGGGGACATCATGGTGCTGACTGCCGACATGCTTTTCCACGCAGTGCTGCACTCCAACCTCCTCCATGCCTATTACATCGACCAGCAGGGGCAACAACAGCCAGTGGGCTTCCTGTTCATCATCCAG CACCTCTTCCTGACGTTTCCCCGGATCGTCTTCATGCTGGGCTTCCTGGTTGTGGTCTTTCTGCTGGTGGCAGGATATGCCTTGTTCCACTTGTACCTGGCGCTGGTCAATCAGACCTCGAACGAATGGTACAGGCGCAAGGGCCGGGGCTGCCAGCACTGCAACGGCTCCCCCTCCCAGGGCCACTGGCACCCCCCTCAGCACACCCAGTCCCACCGCTTTTACAGCAGGGGCATCCTGAGGAACTTGAGAGAAGTCTTCCAACCCCTGACTCACAGCGAGAAGAAGGATAGATAG
- the pgp gene encoding glycerol-3-phosphate phosphatase, which produces MAVSKCSRLCGPLIRELLESVDDVLFDCDGVIWRGDQAIPGAPEVINLLKKNGKRVFFVTNNSTKTREMYAEKLGKMGFNAKEEDVFGTAYCSAVYLKHISKLQGKVYLIGSDAMRQELQRVGIQQVGAGPDPISGGQSDWANVPLDPEVKAVVVGFDQHFSYMKLNKALLYLSNPDCIFLGTNTDTRLPLEGGKAVPGTGCLLRAVETAAQRQAHVVGKPSHFMFDCVASTYSVEPARTLMVGDRLDTDILMGSNCGLKTLLTLTGVSALKDALAHQASGCPTRQGMVPDYYVESIADLLPALQG; this is translated from the exons ATGGCTGTGTCGAAATGCAGCCGGCTTTGCGGTCCCTTAATACGGGAGCTGCTGGAGTCGGTGGACGACGTCCTGTTCGACTGCGATGGGGTTATTTGGCGAGGGGATCAGGCCATCCCGGGCGCCCCGGAGGTCATCAATCTACTGAAGAAGAACGGTAAACGGGTCTTTTTCGTGACCAACAACAGCACCAAGACCCGGGAGATGTACGCCGAGAAACTGGGCAAAATGGGCTTCAACGCCAAGGAGGAGGACGTGTTCGGGACGGCGTACTGCTCGGCGGTTTACCTCAAGCACATCTCCAAGCTCCAGGGGAAGGTCTACCTCATCGGGAGCGATGCCATGAGACAGGAGCTCCAGAGAGTCGGCATCCAGCAGGTGGGCGCCGGCCCCGACCCCATTTCCGGAGGGCAGAGCGACTGGGCCAACGTGCCCCTGGACCCCGAGGTCAAAGCTGTCGTCGTGGGCTTTGATCAGCATTTCAGCTACATGAAGTTGAACAAAGCGCTCCTGTACCTCAGCAACCCGGACTGCATTTTCCTGGGCACCAACACGGACACCAGGCTACCGCTGGAAGGTGGCAAGGCCGTGCCAG GAACAGGCTGCTTGCTGCGGGCGGTGGAGACGGCGGCCCAGCGGCAGGCCCATGTGGTGGGGAAGCCCAGCCACTTCATGTTCGATTGCGTGGCCAGCACGTACAGCGTGGAACCTGCCCGGACCCTCATGGTGGGCGACAGGCTGGACACCGACATCCTGATGGGCTCCAACTGTGGCCTGAAGACCCTGCTGACCCTCACGGGTGTGTCGGCACTGAAGGATGCACTGGCGCACCAGGCTAGCGGCTGCCCCACGCGCCAGGGGATGGTGCCCGACTACTACGTGGAGAGCATTGCAGACCTCCTCCCAGCCCTGCAGGGGTAG
- the e4f1 gene encoding transcription factor E4F1 isoform X3, with translation MSGENNNTAETVDEQTVAGNIITIHTTLGDEDEDVHKCGRCQVEFTSLEAFIQHKLQNNCQRIQEVPGSQGPNEELHRSSQEQVILSEGVSVTTILVDDSAASSEEADRARNTDEAGEMGTAHGGRRRRGSAARGSPTTQGSDSGQESRSEVNKAAYRLNSDGRFVCPLCEKTFKTANILRAHLTTHSEKKSFLCKLCGNAFRTKGSLIRHNRRHTDERPYRCNLCGLCFRESGALTRHLKSITPCTEKIRFSQCKEILVNKDGVQKELPTALSPPGTPTEAQVSVVTVVPGSEEDILQEVHVQMEVDSSEEVQQMESAAEEEHQVEEHTEGDNLISQAIINSGIALEGDREEDEGEDEGKEPELPLPAHDTENRIAEIQVREECVEVDSEDITEPLERHGEEKGHKCPHCNRVFKAPNYLRIHVKGHLGYKPFRCVVCQKDFLTGYLLKKHMEAHLSERRFKCGECGKLYKTIGHVREHMRAHSDDRPYRCNKCDKGYKTKNALQVHQRTHGEERPYVCQFCSRGFREKGSLVRHIRHHTGEKPFKCYKCDRGFAEHGTLNRHLRAKGGCFGGLKDGEQAEETEDQASADSVAATIISEDPHAVLVEFSSVVADTQEYIIEAPSETAESGGEVALMQDDRNEVGSHIMKVVQQIVNQSHAGHQIIVQNVTMDEAAALSSDCGDTITIATPESLTEQVAMTLASAISDGTILTTEGGLETGDGTVTMVAARDIEVMEQAEEFVITSPEEVEIQTVIVQD, from the exons ATGagtggagaaaataataatacggCAGAAACAGTGGATGAGCAAACGGTAGCCGGCAACATCATCACCATCCACACCACACTCGGAGACGAAG ATGAGGATGTGCACAAGTGTGGCCGCTGCCAGGTGGAGTTCACCAGCCTGGAAGCTTTCATCCAACACAAACTCCAGAACAACTGCCAGAGGATCCAGGAGGTCCCAGGCTCTCAAGGGCCCAATGAGGAGCTGCATAGGTCCAGCCAGGAG CAGGTTATACTGTCTGAAGGAGTGTCGGTCACAACAATCCTAGTAGATGACAGTGCAGCATCCTCAGAAGAGGCTGACAGAGCCAGAAACACAG ATGAAGCGGGGGAGATGGGCACTGCTCATGGGGGGCGTCGGAGGCGAGGCAGTGCGGCCAGGGGCTCCCCAACCACTCAGGGCTCAGATAGCGGGCAGGAGAGCAGGTCAGAGGTCAACAAGGCGGCATACAGGCTGAATTCAGATGGGCGTTTCGTCTGTCCGCTCTGTGAGAAGACCTTTAAAACG GCCAACATTCTGAGAGCACACTTGACCACTCACAGTGAAAAGAAGAGCTTCCTGTGCAAGCTGTGTGGGAACGCCTTCCGGACCAAGGGCTCGCTGATTCGACACAACCGGCGACACACAG ACGAGCGTCCCTACAGATGTAACCTCTGCGGCCTCTGCTTCAGGGAGTCGGGGGCGCTGACCCGGCATCTGAAGTCCATCACCCCCTGCACGGAGAAGATCCGCTTCAGCCAGTGCAAAGAGATCCTGGTCAATAAGGACGGCGTGCAGAAAG AGCTGCCGACAGCCCTCTCACCCCCTGGCACGCCCACAGAGGCACAGGTGTCCGTGGTGACTGTGGTACCCGGCTCCGAGGAGGACATTCTCCAGGAAGTCCACGTGCAGATGGAGGTGGACAGCTCTGAGGAGGTCCAACAG ATGGAGTCTGCTGCTGAGGAGGAGCACCAGGTCGAAGAGCACACAGAGGGAGACAATCTGATCAGCCAGGCCATCATCAACTCGGGTATTGCACTGGAGGGCGACAGGGAGGAGGACGAAGGCGAGGATGAGGGCAAAGAGCCGGAGCTGCCTCTGCCTGCCCATGACACAGAGAACAGGATTGCGGAGATCCAGGTCCGAGAGGAGTGCGTAGAGGTGGACTCAGAGGACATCACT GAGCCTCTGGAGAGACATGGTGAGGAAAAGGGCCACAAATGTCCTCACTGCAACCGGGTCTTCAAAGCTCCAAACTACCTGCGGATACATGTGAAAGGACACTTGG GGTACAAGCCATTCAGGTGTGTGGTCTGCCAGAAGGACTTCCTCACAGGGTACCTGCTGAAGAAACACATGGAGGCCCATCTGAGCGAGCGGCGCTTCAAGTGCGGGGAGTGCGGAAAGCTGTACAAGACCATTGGCCATGTCCGGGAGCACATGAGAGCGCACTCTGATGACCGGCCCTATCGCTGCAACAAGTGCGACAAGGGCTACAAGACCAAG aACGCTCTGCAGGTGCATCAGCGGACTCACGGGGAGGAGAGGCCGTATGTGTGCCAGTTTTGCTCGCGGGGTTTCCGGGAGAAGGGCTCCCTTGTGCGCCACATCCGCCACCACACTGGAGAGAAGCCATTCAAGTGCTACAAGTGTGACCGGGGCTTTGCCGAGCATGGCACTCTGAACCGGCACCTGCGCGCCAAAG GGGGCTGTTTCGGGGGGCTGAAGGATGGGGAGCAGGCCGAGGAGACGGAGGACCAGGCTTCTGCAGACAGTGTGGCCGCCACCATCATCTCGGAGGACCCCCACGCCGTGCTGGTCGAGTTTTCCTCTGTGGTGGCGGACACACAGGAGTACATCATTGAG GCACCGTCAGAAACAGCTGAGTCGGGAGGAGAAGTAGCACTGATGCAGGATGACAGAAATGAG GTGGGCAGCCACATCATGAAGGTGGTCCAGCAGATTGTGAACCAGTCCCACGCGGGCCACCAGATCATCGTGCAGAACGTTACCATGGATGAGGCCGCCGCGCTCTCCTCCGACTGCGGCGACACGATCACCATTGCGACGCCCGAGAGCCTTACAGAGCAGGTCGCCATGACGCTCGCCTCCGCCATCAGTGACGGCACCATTCTGACCACGGAGGGTGGGCTGGAGACGGGAGATGGCACGGTCACGATGGTAGCGGCCCGGGACATCGAGGTGATGGAGCAGGCGGAAGAGTTTGTCATTACCTCCCCAGAGGAGGTGGAGATCCAGACTGTGATCGTACAGGACTGA
- the e4f1 gene encoding transcription factor E4F1 isoform X1, whose amino-acid sequence MSGENNNTAETVDEQTVAGNIITIHTTLGDEDEDVHKCGRCQVEFTSLEAFIQHKLQNNCQRIQEVPGSQGPNEELHRSSQEQVILSEGVSVTTILVDDSAASSEEADRARNTDEAGEMGTAHGGRRRRGSAARGSPTTQGSDSGQESRSEVNKAAYRLNSDGRFVCPLCEKTFKTANILRAHLTTHSEKKSFLCKLCGNAFRTKGSLIRHNRRHTDERPYRCNLCGLCFRESGALTRHLKSITPCTEKIRFSQCKEILVNKDGVQKELPTALSPPGTPTEAQVSVVTVVPGSEEDILQEVHVQMEVDSSEEVQQQMESAAEEEHQVEEHTEGDNLISQAIINSGIALEGDREEDEGEDEGKEPELPLPAHDTENRIAEIQVREECVEVDSEDITEPLERHGEEKGHKCPHCNRVFKAPNYLRIHVKGHLGYKPFRCVVCQKDFLTGYLLKKHMEAHLSERRFKCGECGKLYKTIGHVREHMRAHSDDRPYRCNKCDKGYKTKNALQVHQRTHGEERPYVCQFCSRGFREKGSLVRHIRHHTGEKPFKCYKCDRGFAEHGTLNRHLRAKGGCFGGLKDGEQAEETEDQASADSVAATIISEDPHAVLVEFSSVVADTQEYIIEAPSETAESGGEVALMQDDRNEVGSHIMKVVQQIVNQSHAGHQIIVQNVTMDEAAALSSDCGDTITIATPESLTEQVAMTLASAISDGTILTTEGGLETGDGTVTMVAARDIEVMEQAEEFVITSPEEVEIQTVIVQD is encoded by the exons ATGagtggagaaaataataatacggCAGAAACAGTGGATGAGCAAACGGTAGCCGGCAACATCATCACCATCCACACCACACTCGGAGACGAAG ATGAGGATGTGCACAAGTGTGGCCGCTGCCAGGTGGAGTTCACCAGCCTGGAAGCTTTCATCCAACACAAACTCCAGAACAACTGCCAGAGGATCCAGGAGGTCCCAGGCTCTCAAGGGCCCAATGAGGAGCTGCATAGGTCCAGCCAGGAG CAGGTTATACTGTCTGAAGGAGTGTCGGTCACAACAATCCTAGTAGATGACAGTGCAGCATCCTCAGAAGAGGCTGACAGAGCCAGAAACACAG ATGAAGCGGGGGAGATGGGCACTGCTCATGGGGGGCGTCGGAGGCGAGGCAGTGCGGCCAGGGGCTCCCCAACCACTCAGGGCTCAGATAGCGGGCAGGAGAGCAGGTCAGAGGTCAACAAGGCGGCATACAGGCTGAATTCAGATGGGCGTTTCGTCTGTCCGCTCTGTGAGAAGACCTTTAAAACG GCCAACATTCTGAGAGCACACTTGACCACTCACAGTGAAAAGAAGAGCTTCCTGTGCAAGCTGTGTGGGAACGCCTTCCGGACCAAGGGCTCGCTGATTCGACACAACCGGCGACACACAG ACGAGCGTCCCTACAGATGTAACCTCTGCGGCCTCTGCTTCAGGGAGTCGGGGGCGCTGACCCGGCATCTGAAGTCCATCACCCCCTGCACGGAGAAGATCCGCTTCAGCCAGTGCAAAGAGATCCTGGTCAATAAGGACGGCGTGCAGAAAG AGCTGCCGACAGCCCTCTCACCCCCTGGCACGCCCACAGAGGCACAGGTGTCCGTGGTGACTGTGGTACCCGGCTCCGAGGAGGACATTCTCCAGGAAGTCCACGTGCAGATGGAGGTGGACAGCTCTGAGGAGGTCCAACAG CAGATGGAGTCTGCTGCTGAGGAGGAGCACCAGGTCGAAGAGCACACAGAGGGAGACAATCTGATCAGCCAGGCCATCATCAACTCGGGTATTGCACTGGAGGGCGACAGGGAGGAGGACGAAGGCGAGGATGAGGGCAAAGAGCCGGAGCTGCCTCTGCCTGCCCATGACACAGAGAACAGGATTGCGGAGATCCAGGTCCGAGAGGAGTGCGTAGAGGTGGACTCAGAGGACATCACT GAGCCTCTGGAGAGACATGGTGAGGAAAAGGGCCACAAATGTCCTCACTGCAACCGGGTCTTCAAAGCTCCAAACTACCTGCGGATACATGTGAAAGGACACTTGG GGTACAAGCCATTCAGGTGTGTGGTCTGCCAGAAGGACTTCCTCACAGGGTACCTGCTGAAGAAACACATGGAGGCCCATCTGAGCGAGCGGCGCTTCAAGTGCGGGGAGTGCGGAAAGCTGTACAAGACCATTGGCCATGTCCGGGAGCACATGAGAGCGCACTCTGATGACCGGCCCTATCGCTGCAACAAGTGCGACAAGGGCTACAAGACCAAG aACGCTCTGCAGGTGCATCAGCGGACTCACGGGGAGGAGAGGCCGTATGTGTGCCAGTTTTGCTCGCGGGGTTTCCGGGAGAAGGGCTCCCTTGTGCGCCACATCCGCCACCACACTGGAGAGAAGCCATTCAAGTGCTACAAGTGTGACCGGGGCTTTGCCGAGCATGGCACTCTGAACCGGCACCTGCGCGCCAAAG GGGGCTGTTTCGGGGGGCTGAAGGATGGGGAGCAGGCCGAGGAGACGGAGGACCAGGCTTCTGCAGACAGTGTGGCCGCCACCATCATCTCGGAGGACCCCCACGCCGTGCTGGTCGAGTTTTCCTCTGTGGTGGCGGACACACAGGAGTACATCATTGAG GCACCGTCAGAAACAGCTGAGTCGGGAGGAGAAGTAGCACTGATGCAGGATGACAGAAATGAG GTGGGCAGCCACATCATGAAGGTGGTCCAGCAGATTGTGAACCAGTCCCACGCGGGCCACCAGATCATCGTGCAGAACGTTACCATGGATGAGGCCGCCGCGCTCTCCTCCGACTGCGGCGACACGATCACCATTGCGACGCCCGAGAGCCTTACAGAGCAGGTCGCCATGACGCTCGCCTCCGCCATCAGTGACGGCACCATTCTGACCACGGAGGGTGGGCTGGAGACGGGAGATGGCACGGTCACGATGGTAGCGGCCCGGGACATCGAGGTGATGGAGCAGGCGGAAGAGTTTGTCATTACCTCCCCAGAGGAGGTGGAGATCCAGACTGTGATCGTACAGGACTGA